One Natranaerovirga hydrolytica genomic region harbors:
- the rlmB gene encoding 23S rRNA (guanosine(2251)-2'-O)-methyltransferase RlmB, producing MSEELNLIIEGRNAVIEALKSDRSIDKILIQKGNQEGSINSVIKEAKKRKIVTTFVEKEKLDSVSEGTKHQGVIAYAAAYNYATIEDVLLKAQEQEEDPFIIILDSIMDPHNLGAIIRTANIAGAHGIVIPKRRAVGLTATVAKTSAGAINYTPIVKVTNLSRTIEELKEKGLWFVCGDMDGDSMYDIDLKGAIGLVVGSEGEGVSKNVKEKCDFVASIPMSGEINSLNASVATGVLAFEVVRQRLRK from the coding sequence ATGAGTGAAGAACTAAATTTAATTATTGAAGGCCGTAATGCGGTTATAGAAGCATTAAAGTCAGATAGAAGCATAGATAAAATACTAATACAAAAAGGCAATCAAGAAGGCTCAATTAATAGCGTTATTAAGGAAGCTAAGAAAAGAAAAATTGTAACTACTTTTGTAGAAAAAGAAAAATTAGACAGTGTATCTGAAGGCACAAAACATCAAGGTGTTATTGCTTATGCAGCAGCTTATAATTATGCAACCATTGAAGATGTATTATTAAAAGCACAAGAACAAGAAGAAGATCCTTTTATAATCATTTTGGATAGCATTATGGATCCCCATAATTTAGGTGCCATTATTAGAACAGCTAACATTGCAGGGGCGCATGGTATTGTTATACCCAAAAGAAGAGCGGTAGGTTTAACAGCAACGGTTGCAAAAACTTCTGCTGGAGCCATAAACTATACACCAATTGTAAAAGTAACCAATCTATCTAGAACCATAGAAGAATTAAAAGAAAAAGGATTATGGTTTGTTTGTGGTGATATGGATGGAGACAGTATGTATGATATTGATTTAAAAGGCGCAATAGGCTTAGTAGTCGGCAGTGAAGGAGAAGGTGTGAGTAAAAACGTTAAAGAAAAATGTGATTTTGTAGCGTCTATACCCATGTCAGGTGAGATTAATTCTTTAAATGCTTCTGTTGCAACAGGTGTTTTAGCATTTGAAGTGGTGCGTCAAAGACTAAGAAAATAG
- a CDS encoding putative polysaccharide biosynthesis protein, with product MSNSKVFIKGTMLLSIAGIITRILSMFFRIPLIYLTGDEGLGYYQAFYPTFMIFTAIAITGMPQTISKLISEKIEAKEEGEAYAYFKTALILLMVFGVVVTLFFFIGGNWLISIAGWERETIYVIYGIGISTVFVCVGGAIKGFFQGRQIMIPTATSQIIEAFIKVIFGLGLTYVLLQKGMDIHIAIFGAAIGTSLGFILSSLYLIIVFLKTKRRENIILKHYNYNFKALGKKLVLLAIPITIGASGYSIMTSIDTLTLYNGLEIAGIGEQANTINGQISKSFSIINVPLTFAVALMVSTVPAIAQAKEKNNIKELKDSIQTSLRFSLLLAFPSAIGLGLLSKPVMQLIYRDNYLGYEYLRLYSICLFFIIIGQALASILHGLGYYMKPVWHILAGAIIKLILNFLLISSPLLGQGALIGSIGFYMVFTLLNYMALKKVIKDKVYEVNNFIKIFISAIIMGTIVVITYYTMISIIGRDVATILSIGIGGMVYIILLFLTKSVQEEDLYALPKHQSIIKTLKKIRLI from the coding sequence ATGAGCAATTCAAAAGTTTTTATAAAAGGGACAATGCTACTATCCATAGCAGGGATTATCACAAGAATATTGAGTATGTTTTTTAGAATCCCTCTAATTTATTTAACAGGTGATGAGGGATTAGGCTATTATCAAGCATTTTACCCTACGTTTATGATTTTTACAGCGATTGCAATTACAGGTATGCCTCAAACCATTTCAAAATTAATTTCAGAAAAAATCGAAGCGAAAGAAGAAGGGGAAGCATACGCTTATTTTAAAACAGCTTTAATTTTATTAATGGTTTTTGGTGTGGTTGTAACACTTTTCTTTTTTATAGGTGGCAATTGGCTTATCAGTATAGCTGGCTGGGAGAGAGAAACCATATATGTTATTTATGGTATAGGTATATCCACTGTATTTGTATGTGTTGGTGGAGCAATTAAAGGTTTTTTTCAAGGAAGACAAATTATGATACCCACTGCCACAAGCCAAATTATAGAGGCTTTTATTAAAGTGATATTTGGACTTGGATTAACATATGTTTTGTTACAAAAAGGAATGGATATACATATAGCCATTTTTGGTGCAGCAATTGGAACCTCTTTAGGATTTATACTGTCTTCTCTTTATCTAATTATTGTTTTTTTAAAGACCAAAAGAAGAGAAAATATAATCTTGAAACATTACAATTATAACTTTAAAGCTTTAGGAAAGAAATTAGTCTTATTGGCAATACCCATAACCATAGGAGCATCTGGATATTCCATCATGACTTCAATTGATACGCTCACATTGTATAATGGTTTAGAAATTGCAGGTATTGGAGAACAAGCCAATACCATTAATGGACAAATTAGTAAATCTTTTAGCATCATTAATGTGCCATTAACTTTTGCAGTGGCACTAATGGTGAGTACGGTTCCAGCTATTGCTCAGGCAAAAGAAAAAAACAATATAAAAGAACTAAAGGATTCTATACAAACCTCATTAAGATTCAGTTTATTACTGGCTTTTCCAAGTGCCATTGGTTTAGGACTTTTATCTAAACCAGTTATGCAGCTGATTTATAGAGACAATTATTTGGGGTATGAATACTTAAGGTTGTATAGTATCTGTTTGTTTTTTATTATTATTGGACAAGCCTTAGCCAGTATACTTCACGGTTTAGGATATTATATGAAGCCTGTATGGCATATACTTGCAGGAGCAATCATAAAGCTTATACTAAACTTTTTATTAATATCAAGTCCTTTATTAGGACAAGGTGCTTTAATAGGCTCTATCGGTTTTTATATGGTATTTACATTATTAAACTATATGGCACTGAAAAAAGTAATTAAAGACAAAGTGTATGAAGTGAATAACTTCATCAAAATATTTATATCAGCTATAATAATGGGAACCATAGTAGTTATAACCTACTATACTATGATATCCATTATAGGTAGGGATGTAGCAACTATTCTATCTATTGGAATAGGTGGTATGGTCTACATCATACTGTTATTCCTAACCAAAAGTGTTCAAGAAGAAGATTTATATGCATTACCAAAACACCAGAGTATTATAAAAACCTTAAAAAAAATTAGGTTGATATGA